One Tachysurus vachellii isolate PV-2020 chromosome 8, HZAU_Pvac_v1, whole genome shotgun sequence genomic window carries:
- the si:ch211-67e16.11 gene encoding uncharacterized protein si:ch211-67e16.11 → MKFLDAARVSILLLVLLWGNERGAQGKAARLERWVRAGLQYLKLHLCRRVALPESECRKLAHLHPSGIAVYTSESGAGKVFAILPDSHPALKASHNAGVLAAERGLERERFTDVSAHDAVLVLDPSPGESFGHPVLLFYLDFNVAKKKCVHMEGIYLGEECMTLALKTRCQNQLKRRRSRSDRTMERTQIRKGSVSRASHAERSSGLCEIHFLPRVVGVMDSNQTQRLRCVDHPEFARCPQPLPLTSPSMPVSSCEFNKNTRRCHQQPLATHHSCRLYQTCDHAVLLSGGWQEQITYQHHEQNLLLFYHMLRDNGFHKDHIKTFFAGNGQVADKEAEGMYPATEKELIRNHISYICRKQHCADTFVLYLNSPTRNDGTMLLWDRNNNGIADLKERYAVGELLADLAGCRASRVLLFVEQSYTGVLTKRLKGSLKHLNVVLLNNLSWMNTAQYWVSLHPSHCLIDHLSKNAVMPHVGDGISLLNVTLSGAPCNSTPPLSEAEMRKEYMGCQNLPTALWHQGRRKSHNIERN, encoded by the exons ATGAAGTTCCTGGACGCTGCACGCGTTTCGATCCTGCTGTTGGTGCTGCTGTGGGGCAATGAGCGCGGTGCGCAGGGGAAAGCGGCTCGGCTGGAGCGCTGGGTCAGAGCTGGACTGCAGTACCTTAAACTGCACCTGTGCCGCAGGGTTGCGTTACCGGAGAGCGAGTGCCGCAAACTCGCTCATCTCCATCCCAGCGGAATAGCGGTGTATACTTCAGAGTCCGGAGCTGGTAAAGTGTTCGCCATCCTGCCCGACTCGCATCCCGCATTAAAAGCGAGTCACAACGCGGGTGTCCTTGCGGCTGAGCGCGGGCTGGAGAGGGAGCGCTTCACCGACGTGAGCGCGCATGACGCCGTGCTCGTGCTGGACCCGAGTCCCGGAGAGAGCTTCGGTCATCCTGTGCTGCTCTTCTACTTGGACTTTAACGTGGCCAAGAAAAAGTGTGTCCACATGGAAGGGATTTATTTAG GAGAAGAGTGTATGACATTGGCCCTGAAGACTCGCTGTCAGAACCAGCTGAAGCGGAGAAGGAGCCGCAGCGACCGTACTATGGAACGCACACAGATTCGGAAGGGTTCGGTGTCCAGAGCAAGCCATGCAGAGCGTAGCAGTGGCCTCTGTGAGATCCACTTCCTGCCCCGAGTGGTGGGAGTGATGGACAGCAACCAAACACAGCGCCTCCGCTGTGTGG ATCATCCAGAGTTTGCGAGATGCCCACAGCCTTTGCCCCTCACTAGTCCAAGCATGCCCGTTTCTAGTTGTGAGTTCAATAAGAATACTCGTCGATGCCACCAGCAGCCTCTCGCCACACATCACTCATGTCGCCTCTACCAGACCTGTGATCACGCAGTACTGCTCTCAG GTGGTTGGCAGGAACAGATCACATATCAGCACCATGAGCAGAATCTGCTGCTCTTCTACCACATGCTAAGAGACAATGGGTTTCATAAGGATCACATTAAAACATTCTTTGCTGGAAATGGACAGGTAGCAG ATAAAGAGGCAGAAGGAATGTATCCAGCCACAGAAAAGGAGTTAATCAGGAACCACATCTCCTACATCTGTCGTAAGCAGCACTGTGCAGACACATTCGTCCTGTATCTGAACAGCCCGACCCGCAACGACGGAACCATGCTGTTGTGGGACCGCAACAACAATGGCATA GCAGATCTAAAGGAGCGCTATGCTGTAGGTGAGCTGCTGGCTGACCTTGCAGGCTGCAGGGCAAGTCGAGTGCTGCTCTTTGTGGAGCAGAGCTACACCGGTGTTCTCACTAAGAGACTAAAGGGCTCTCTTAAACACCTTAATGTGGTGCTGCTCAACAATCTGTCCTGGATGAACACAGCTCAGTACTGGGTGTCTCTGCACCCATCCCACTGCCTCATCGACCACCTCAGTAAG AATGCTGTAATGCCCCATGTGGGTGATGGGATAAGCCTGCTCAACGTGACTCTGTCTGGAGCTCCCTGTAACTCCACACCACCTCTTTCAGAGGCTGAGATGAGGAAGGAGTACATGGGCTGTCAGAACCTGCCTACAGCATTGTGGCACCAGGGTCGCCGAAAGTCCCACAACATCGAGAGAAACTGA